The following proteins are encoded in a genomic region of Glycine soja cultivar W05 chromosome 17, ASM419377v2, whole genome shotgun sequence:
- the LOC114393039 gene encoding PTI1-like tyrosine-protein kinase At3g15890 has protein sequence MCDLRGPKPLLYTLKEKNSFGHKLLKLSTSLFRNSVPIMGSSFSCCGSERVEEVPTSFGVVHNSWRIFTYKELHAATNGFSDDNKLGEGGFGSVYWGRTSDGLQIAVKKLKAMNSKAEMEFAVEVEVLGRVRHNNLLGLRGYCVGDDQRLIVYDYMPNLSLLSHLHGQFAVDVQLNWQRRMKIAIGSAEGLLYLHREVTPHIIHRDIKASNVLLNSDFEPLVADFGFAKLIPEGVSHMTTRVKGTLGYLAPEYAMWGKVSESCDVYSFGILLLELVTGRKPIEKLTGGLKRTITEWAEPLITNGRFKDLVDPKLRGNFDENQVKQTVNVAALCVQSEPEKRPNMKQVVNLLKGYESEEKKVTTMRIDSVKYNEELLALDQSSDDDHDDATASFGVFSAIEIQKMKDPYKQSDNKIMG, from the exons ATGTGTGATTTGAGAGGACCAAAACCACTGTTGTatactttaaaagaaaaaaattcatttggaCACAAGCTCCTTAAGTTGAGCACTTCATTATTCCGTAACAGTGTGCCAATTATGGGATCCTCCTTCAGTTGCTGCGGCTCAGAGAGGGTCGAAGAAGT GCCAACATCATTTGGCGTAGTTCACAATTCATGGAGAATATTCACATACAAGGAGTTGCACGCGGCTACCAACGGATTCAGTGATGATAATAAGCTTGGTGAAGGTGGTTTTGGaagtgtctattggggaaggactAGTGATGGTCTTCAG ATAGCGGTGAAGAAACTGAAAGCAATGAACTCAAAGGCAGAGATGGAATTTGCTGTGGAAGTTGAAGTTCTTGGAAGGGTTAGGCACAATAATTTGCTGGGTCTTAGGGGCTATTGTGTTGGGGATGATCAACGGCTCATAGTCTATGATTACATGCCAAATCTCAGCTTGCTTTCTCATCTCCATGGCCAGTTTGCTGTTGATGTTCAACTCAACTGGCAAAGGAGAATGAAGATTGCAATTGGCTCTGCGGAAGGTCTTCT GTACTTGCACCGTGAGGTGACACCCCACATTATCCACAGGGACATTAAAGCAAGTAATGTGCTTCTGAATTCAGACTTTGAGCCTCTAGTTGCGGATTTTGGGTTTGCAAAGCTAATCCCAGAAGGAGTTAGTCACATGACCACACGTGTGAAGGGTACATTGGGATATTTGGCACCCGAATATGCCATGTGGGGAAAAGTCTCCGAAAGCTGTGATGTCTATAGCTTTGGAATTCTTCTCTTAGAACTTGTAACCGGTAGAAAACCCATAGAGAAGCTCACGGGTGGGCTTAAGAGGACAATAACTGAATGGGCCGAGCCCCTAATAACCAACGGAAGGTTCAAGGACCTTGTTGATCCAAAACTCAGAGGGAATTTTGACGAAAACCAAGTCAAGCAAACAGTCAATGTGGCAGCTCTTTGTGTCCAAAGTGAGCCTGAGAAACGACCCAATATGAAGCAAGTGGTTAACCTTTTGAAAGGGTATGAATCTGAAGAGAAGAAGGTCACTACCATGAGGATAGATAGTGTCAAGTATAATGAAGAATTATTGGCACTTGATCAATCTagtgatgatgatcatgatgatgcaACCGCTAGCTTTGGTGTTTTTAGTGCCATTGAAATCCAAAAGATGAAGGATCCATACAAGCAAAGTGATAACAAGATTATGGGCTAA
- the LOC114392239 gene encoding protein GLUTAMINE DUMPER 3-like gives MAAYREPMNMNMSDRAPVSPQQPHSPWHSPVPYLFGGLAAMLGLIAFALLILACSYWKLSGYLEGNGETEPDLEAGETEQDQKPAKPYEEKILVIMAGQEKPTFLATPSVSSSCSTSRTSSFGDNTSTCTCEENRKSLEMAVKEGSAAGTGTTETAHTSSDQNL, from the coding sequence ATGGCTGCATACAGAGAACCCATGAACATGAACATGAGCGACAGAGCCCCGGTTTCTCCGCAGCAACCACACTCGCCGTGGCATTCTCCGGTTCCGTACCTTTTCGGTGGTTTAGCAGCGATGTTGGGTCTCATAGCCTTCGCTCTGTTGATCCTTGCATGTTCCTATTGGAAGCTCTCCGGGTACCTCGAAGGGAACGGGGAAACAGAACCGGACCTGGAAGCTGGCGAAACGGAACAGGACCAGAAACCTGCGAAACCGTACGAGGAGAAGATCTTGGTGATCATGGCCGGGCAAGAGAAGCCAACATTCTTGGCAACTCCGAGCGTGTCTTCGAGTTGCAGCACTAGCAGGACCTCTTCGTTCGGCGACAACACTAGCACATGCACCTGCGAGGAGAACCGAAAATCGCTTGAAATGGCCGTCAAAGAGGGAAGCGCTGCCGGGACTGGGACCACCGAAACCGCACACACCTCATCAGATCAGAACCTTTGA